From the Streptomyces syringium genome, one window contains:
- a CDS encoding iron-containing alcohol dehydrogenase family protein, with translation MPVLTRLIPSPVVVDIRAGALDDLAKILADQRISSSGKLAIAISGGSGAKLRERLAPALPGASWYEVGGGTLDDAIKLGDAMKSGRYDAVVGLGGGKIIDCAKYAAARIGLPLVAVATNLSHDGLCSPVATLDNDAGRGSYGVPNPIAVVIDLDVIREAPVRFVRSGIGDAISNISAVADWELAHRERGEDIDGLAAAIARQAGEAVLRHPGGVGDDGFLQVLAEGLVLTGISMSVAGDSRPASGACHEINHAFDLLFPKRAASHGEQCGLGAAFAMYLRGAREESALMVQVLRRHGLPVTPQEIGFTTEEFVQAVEYAPQTRPGRYTILEHLDLSTDQIRDAYADYAKTVSR, from the coding sequence GTGCCAGTACTGACGAGGCTCATCCCCTCGCCGGTCGTCGTCGACATCCGTGCCGGAGCGCTGGACGATCTGGCGAAGATCCTCGCCGATCAGCGGATCTCCAGCTCCGGCAAGCTGGCCATCGCCATCAGCGGCGGCTCCGGGGCGAAGCTGCGCGAGCGGCTCGCCCCGGCGCTGCCCGGCGCCTCCTGGTACGAGGTCGGCGGCGGCACCCTCGACGACGCCATCAAGCTCGGCGACGCGATGAAGTCCGGGCGCTACGACGCGGTCGTGGGCCTCGGCGGCGGCAAGATCATCGACTGCGCGAAGTACGCCGCGGCGCGGATCGGCCTGCCGCTGGTCGCCGTCGCGACGAACCTCTCGCACGACGGTCTCTGCTCGCCCGTCGCGACCCTCGACAACGACGCGGGCCGCGGCTCCTACGGTGTGCCGAACCCGATCGCCGTCGTGATCGACCTCGACGTCATCCGTGAGGCCCCGGTCCGCTTCGTGCGCTCCGGCATCGGCGACGCGATCTCCAACATCTCCGCCGTCGCGGACTGGGAGCTCGCCCACCGCGAGCGCGGCGAGGACATCGACGGCCTGGCCGCCGCCATCGCCCGGCAGGCCGGCGAGGCCGTGCTCCGCCACCCCGGCGGCGTCGGCGACGACGGCTTCCTCCAGGTGCTCGCCGAGGGCCTCGTGCTCACCGGCATCTCGATGTCGGTCGCGGGCGACAGCCGCCCGGCCTCCGGTGCCTGCCACGAGATCAACCACGCCTTCGACCTGCTCTTCCCCAAGCGCGCCGCCAGCCACGGCGAGCAGTGCGGCCTCGGCGCGGCCTTCGCCATGTACCTGCGCGGTGCCCGCGAGGAGTCCGCGCTGATGGTCCAGGTGCTGCGCAGGCACGGGCTGCCGGTCACACCGCAGGAGATCGGCTTCACCACGGAGGAGTTCGTCCAGGCCGTCGAGTACGCCCCGCAGACCCGCCCCGGGCGCTACACGATCCTGGAACACCTCGACCTCTCCACCGACCAGATCAGGGACGCATACGCCGACTATGCAAAAACCGTCAGTCGCTGA
- a CDS encoding ABC transporter permease — translation MSETTHDSAVALSAPPSPDDGLPAAELAKKYGLAVSGARPGLGEYARQLWDRRHFIVAFSRAKLTAQYSKAKLGQVWQVATPLLNALVYFFIFGVLMGAHGDMGTDTYIPFLVTGVFVFTFTQTSAMAGVRSIAGNLGLVRALHFPRAALPISFALQQLQQLLFSMSVLFLILIGFGHFPKPSWALIIPTLVLQFVFNTGLALVMARAGSKTPDLAQLLPFITRTWMYASGVMYSMTTQLEKAHAPAWVIDVLGANPAAVYIDLMRFALIDGYGADKLPPHVWALALGWALLLGLGGFVYFWKAEEQYGRG, via the coding sequence GTGAGCGAGACAACGCACGACAGTGCGGTCGCCCTGAGTGCCCCACCGTCACCCGACGACGGACTCCCCGCCGCCGAGCTGGCCAAGAAGTACGGCCTGGCGGTCAGCGGTGCCCGGCCCGGGCTGGGGGAGTACGCGCGGCAGCTGTGGGACCGGCGTCACTTCATCGTGGCGTTCTCCCGGGCGAAGCTGACGGCGCAGTACAGCAAGGCGAAGCTCGGACAGGTCTGGCAGGTGGCCACGCCCCTGCTCAACGCCCTGGTGTACTTCTTCATCTTCGGCGTGCTGATGGGTGCCCACGGGGACATGGGGACGGACACCTACATCCCCTTCCTGGTCACGGGTGTCTTCGTCTTCACCTTCACCCAGACCTCGGCGATGGCCGGCGTCCGGTCGATCGCGGGAAACCTGGGCCTGGTACGTGCCCTGCACTTCCCCCGGGCGGCACTGCCGATCTCCTTCGCGCTGCAACAGCTCCAGCAGCTGCTCTTCTCCATGAGCGTGCTGTTCCTCATCCTGATCGGCTTCGGGCACTTCCCGAAGCCGTCGTGGGCGCTGATCATCCCGACGCTGGTGCTGCAGTTCGTCTTCAACACCGGTCTCGCGCTGGTCATGGCCCGCGCGGGCAGCAAGACCCCCGACCTGGCGCAGCTGCTGCCCTTCATCACCCGGACGTGGATGTACGCGTCCGGCGTGATGTACAGCATGACGACCCAGCTGGAGAAGGCCCACGCCCCGGCGTGGGTGATCGACGTCCTCGGGGCCAACCCCGCGGCCGTCTACATCGACCTCATGCGCTTCGCGCTGATCGACGGCTACGGCGCGGACAAGCTGCCGCCGCACGTCTGGGCGCTGGCGCTCGGCTGGGCACTGCTGCTCGGTCTCGGGGGCTTCGTGTACTTCTGGAAGGCTGAGGAGCAGTACGGCCGTGGCTGA
- a CDS encoding ABC transporter ATP-binding protein: MADQNSADKAAASSRVPTVIADDVHIVYRVYGGSTGRGSATAALNRIIKRKPDAGVREVHAVKGVSFTAYRGQAIGLIGSNGSGKSTLLKAIAGLLPAERGKVYTDGQPSLLGVNAALMNDLTGEKNVMLGGLAMGMTREQIRERYQSIVDFSGINEKGDFITLPMRTYSSGMAARLRFSIAAAKDHDVLMIDEALATGDRSFQKRSEARIRELRKEAGTVFLVSHNNKSIRDTCDRVLWLERGELLMDGPTDEVVRAYEKETAR; encoded by the coding sequence GTGGCTGATCAGAACAGTGCCGACAAGGCGGCGGCGTCGAGCCGCGTCCCCACCGTGATCGCGGACGACGTCCACATCGTCTACCGCGTCTACGGGGGCAGCACCGGCCGGGGCAGCGCGACCGCCGCCCTGAACCGGATCATCAAGCGCAAGCCGGACGCCGGTGTCCGTGAGGTGCACGCCGTCAAGGGCGTCAGCTTCACCGCCTACCGGGGCCAGGCCATCGGCCTCATCGGCTCCAACGGCTCCGGCAAGTCCACCCTGCTCAAGGCCATCGCCGGGCTGCTGCCCGCCGAGCGGGGCAAGGTCTACACCGACGGCCAGCCCTCGCTGCTGGGTGTCAACGCGGCGTTGATGAACGACCTCACGGGCGAGAAGAACGTGATGCTCGGCGGGCTGGCGATGGGCATGACCCGGGAGCAGATCCGCGAGCGCTACCAGTCCATCGTCGACTTCTCGGGCATCAACGAGAAGGGCGACTTCATCACGCTGCCCATGCGGACGTACTCCTCCGGCATGGCGGCCCGGCTGCGCTTCTCCATCGCCGCGGCCAAGGACCACGACGTGCTGATGATCGACGAGGCGCTGGCCACCGGCGACCGTTCCTTCCAGAAGCGCTCCGAGGCCCGCATCCGCGAGCTGCGCAAGGAAGCCGGCACCGTCTTCCTCGTCAGCCACAACAACAAGTCCATCCGCGACACCTGTGACCGGGTGCTGTGGCTGGAGCGCGGCGAGCTGCTGATGGACGGGCCGACCGACGAGGTCGTCCGTGCGTACGAGAAGGAGACGGCCCGCTAG
- a CDS encoding glycosyltransferase family 2 protein, which yields MGNRPEELRALLDSVAKQQGEAIEVVVVGNGSPLPELNVPGLTVRTVELPENVGIPAGRNVGIEAFGPGGREVDVLLFLDDDGHLPGQDTAELCREAFAADPKLGIISFRIADPDTGVTQRRHVPRLRAADPMRSSRVTTFLGGANAVRTKVFAEVGGLPDEFFYAHEETDLAWRALNAGWMIDYRSDMVLHHPTTAPSRHAVYHRMVARNRVWLARRNLPAPLVPVYLGVWLLLTLARRPSPPALRAWLGGFKEGWTTPCGPRRPMKWRTVWRLTRLGRPPVI from the coding sequence ATGGGCAACCGCCCCGAGGAACTGCGCGCGCTGCTCGACTCCGTCGCCAAGCAGCAGGGCGAGGCCATCGAGGTCGTCGTCGTCGGCAACGGCTCGCCGCTGCCGGAGCTGAACGTGCCGGGGCTGACCGTACGGACCGTCGAGCTGCCCGAGAACGTGGGCATCCCGGCGGGCCGCAACGTCGGCATCGAGGCGTTCGGACCCGGCGGCCGCGAGGTCGACGTGCTGCTCTTCCTCGACGACGACGGCCACCTGCCCGGCCAGGACACCGCCGAGCTGTGCCGTGAGGCGTTCGCCGCCGATCCGAAGCTGGGCATCATCAGCTTCCGGATCGCCGACCCCGACACCGGGGTCACCCAGCGCCGCCACGTACCGCGGCTGCGGGCGGCCGACCCGATGCGGTCCTCGCGGGTGACGACCTTCCTCGGCGGCGCCAACGCGGTCCGCACGAAGGTCTTCGCCGAGGTCGGCGGGCTGCCGGACGAATTCTTCTACGCGCACGAGGAGACCGACCTCGCGTGGCGGGCCCTGAACGCGGGCTGGATGATCGACTACCGGTCGGACATGGTGCTGCACCACCCGACCACGGCCCCCAGCCGGCACGCGGTCTACCACCGCATGGTGGCCCGCAACCGGGTCTGGCTGGCCCGGCGCAATCTCCCGGCCCCCCTCGTCCCGGTCTACCTCGGGGTGTGGCTGCTGCTGACGCTGGCCCGGCGGCCGTCGCCGCCCGCGCTGCGCGCCTGGCTGGGCGGCTTCAAGGAGGGGTGGACGACGCCCTGCGGTCCACGGCGCCCCATGAAGTGGCGTACCGTTTGGCGCCTGACCCGACTGGGTCGCCCTCCCGTGATCTGA
- the hpnC gene encoding squalene synthase HpnC, whose amino-acid sequence MTAGTDAHARAVLDKAAHENFPVAPFFVPRSWRADLMAIYGYARLVDDIGDGDLAPGGRDAELLGLDREQADDRLAMLDAFEADLGRVFDRTGTGPRHPLLLRLRPTVRRCGLTPEPFLGLIEANRQDQRVRRYATYEELLAYCELSANPVGRLVLGITGTLSPERIRRSDAICTALQIIEHLQDVAEDLARDRIYLPAEDMKRFRVSGSDLALATSGASVRALVAYEAERAGDLLNEGTPLVGSVHGRLKLLLAGFVGGGKAALKAVAAAGHDVLPGPPKPTKLSLLREVGATLRREG is encoded by the coding sequence ATGACCGCAGGGACGGACGCGCACGCGCGCGCCGTGCTCGACAAGGCCGCGCACGAGAACTTCCCCGTGGCTCCCTTCTTCGTGCCCCGCTCCTGGCGCGCCGACCTCATGGCCATCTACGGCTACGCCCGCCTCGTCGACGACATCGGCGACGGTGACCTGGCCCCCGGCGGCCGGGACGCCGAGCTGCTCGGCCTCGACCGCGAGCAGGCCGACGACCGGCTCGCCATGCTCGACGCCTTCGAGGCCGACCTGGGCCGGGTCTTCGACCGCACCGGCACCGGCCCGCGCCACCCGCTGCTGCTCCGCCTCCGGCCGACCGTCCGCCGGTGCGGCCTGACCCCCGAGCCCTTCCTCGGACTGATCGAGGCCAACCGCCAGGACCAGCGGGTGCGCCGCTACGCCACCTACGAGGAACTGCTCGCCTACTGCGAGCTGTCCGCCAACCCCGTCGGCCGTCTCGTCCTCGGCATCACCGGCACACTGAGCCCCGAGCGGATCCGCCGCTCGGACGCGATCTGCACGGCCCTGCAGATCATCGAACATCTCCAGGACGTCGCCGAGGACCTCGCGCGCGACCGCATCTACCTGCCCGCCGAGGACATGAAACGCTTCCGCGTGAGCGGGAGCGATCTCGCCCTTGCGACCAGTGGCGCATCGGTGCGCGCACTGGTCGCGTACGAGGCGGAACGCGCCGGGGACCTGCTGAATGAAGGCACCCCCCTGGTGGGTAGCGTCCACGGCAGGCTGAAGCTGTTGCTCGCGGGGTTCGTGGGCGGCGGGAAGGCCGCACTCAAGGCGGTCGCCGCCGCGGGCCACGACGTACTCCCCGGACCGCCCAAGCCCACCAAGCTCAGCCTGCTGCGCGAGGTGGGGGCGACACTGCGAAGAGAGGGGTGA
- a CDS encoding polyprenyl synthetase family protein, whose product MSMNTRGETVTSAIPAVDTAGVTALLERGRTLATPVLRAAVARLAPPMDTVAAYHFGWIDAEGRPSHGDSGKAIRPALALLSAEAAGVAPEVGIPGAVAVELVHNFSLLHDDLMDGDEQRRHRDTVWKVHGPAQAILVGDALFALANEVLLELGTVEAGRATRRLTTATRKLIDGQAQDISYEHRERVTVEECLEMEGNKTGALLACAVSIGAVLGGADDRTADTLEAYGYHLGLAFQAVDDLLGIWGDPEATGKQTWSDLRQRKKSLPVVAALAAGGPASERLARILAADAKLSDAAAADFDEEEFASRAALIEEAGGREWTSQEARRQHTTAIEALDGVDMPAEVRAQLVALADFVVVRKR is encoded by the coding sequence ATGAGCATGAACACCAGAGGAGAGACCGTGACTTCGGCGATCCCAGCTGTCGACACCGCAGGCGTCACCGCCCTGCTGGAGCGCGGACGGACGCTTGCCACGCCGGTGCTGCGTGCCGCCGTGGCCCGGCTCGCGCCGCCCATGGACACCGTCGCCGCCTACCACTTCGGCTGGATCGACGCCGAGGGCCGCCCCTCGCACGGCGACAGCGGCAAGGCGATCCGCCCCGCCCTCGCCCTGCTCTCGGCCGAGGCGGCCGGGGTCGCCCCCGAGGTGGGCATCCCCGGCGCGGTGGCCGTGGAGCTCGTGCACAACTTCTCGCTGCTCCACGACGACCTGATGGACGGCGACGAGCAGCGCCGCCACCGCGACACCGTGTGGAAGGTGCACGGCCCGGCCCAGGCCATCCTGGTCGGCGACGCCCTCTTCGCCCTCGCCAACGAGGTCCTGCTGGAGCTCGGCACGGTCGAGGCCGGCCGCGCCACCCGGCGGCTGACCACCGCGACCCGCAAGCTCATCGACGGCCAGGCCCAGGACATCTCCTACGAGCACCGCGAGCGCGTGACCGTCGAGGAATGCCTGGAGATGGAGGGAAACAAGACGGGCGCCCTGCTCGCCTGCGCCGTCTCCATCGGCGCGGTCCTCGGCGGCGCCGACGACCGCACGGCCGACACCCTGGAGGCCTACGGCTACCACCTCGGCCTCGCCTTCCAGGCCGTCGACGACCTGCTCGGCATCTGGGGCGACCCGGAGGCCACCGGCAAGCAGACCTGGAGCGATCTGCGCCAGCGCAAGAAGTCCCTGCCCGTCGTCGCCGCGCTCGCCGCCGGCGGCCCCGCCTCCGAGCGGCTCGCCCGGATCCTCGCCGCCGACGCCAAGCTCAGCGACGCGGCGGCCGCCGACTTCGACGAGGAAGAGTTCGCCAGCCGCGCGGCGCTGATCGAGGAGGCGGGCGGCCGGGAGTGGACCTCCCAGGAGGCCCGCCGCCAGCACACCACCGCGATCGAGGCGCTGGACGGCGTCGACATGCCCGCAGAGGTCCGAGCGCAGCTCGTCGCGCTCGCCGACTTCGTCGTCGTACGAAAGAGATGA
- the hpnD gene encoding presqualene diphosphate synthase HpnD — translation MSGTVNGTPTASAPVLAAYSYCEAVTAQQAGNFSYGIRLLPTAKRRAMSALYAFSRRVDDIGDGTLDAASKTLRLEETRALLDRIREGTVDEDDTDPVAVALTHAARRFPIPLGGLDELIDGVQMDVRGETYETWDDLALYCRCVAGAIGRLSLGVFGTVPGARDTERASEYADTLGLALQLTNILRDVREDAANGRTYLPAEDLAKFGCSAGFHSATPPAGADFTGLVQYEVRRARALFAEGMKLLPMLDRRSGACVAAMSGIYRRLLDRIAQDPRAVLRGRVSLPGHEKAYVAVRGLSGFDARSVHRQTVKGRA, via the coding sequence GTGAGCGGGACCGTGAACGGAACGCCGACCGCGTCCGCGCCGGTGCTCGCCGCGTACAGCTACTGCGAGGCCGTCACCGCACAGCAGGCAGGTAACTTCAGCTACGGCATCAGACTGCTCCCGACCGCGAAGCGCCGGGCCATGTCCGCGTTGTACGCCTTCTCGCGGCGGGTCGACGACATCGGCGACGGCACTTTGGACGCGGCGTCCAAGACGCTGCGGCTGGAGGAGACGCGCGCGCTGCTCGACCGGATCCGGGAGGGCACCGTCGACGAGGACGACACCGACCCGGTGGCCGTCGCGCTGACGCATGCCGCGCGCCGCTTCCCCATCCCCCTCGGGGGGCTCGACGAGCTCATCGACGGCGTCCAGATGGACGTGCGCGGTGAGACCTACGAGACCTGGGACGACCTCGCCCTGTACTGCCGCTGCGTCGCGGGCGCCATCGGCAGGCTCTCGCTCGGCGTGTTCGGCACCGTCCCCGGCGCCCGGGACACCGAGCGCGCCTCGGAGTACGCCGATACGCTCGGCCTCGCCCTGCAGCTCACCAACATCCTGCGCGACGTCCGTGAGGACGCGGCCAACGGCCGTACGTACCTCCCCGCCGAGGACCTCGCCAAGTTCGGCTGCTCCGCGGGCTTCCACTCCGCCACGCCCCCGGCCGGCGCCGACTTCACCGGCCTCGTGCAGTACGAGGTCCGGCGCGCCCGCGCGCTGTTCGCCGAGGGCATGAAGCTGCTGCCCATGCTGGACCGGCGCAGCGGCGCCTGTGTCGCCGCCATGTCCGGCATCTACCGCAGACTCCTGGACCGCATCGCCCAGGACCCCCGGGCCGTGCTGCGTGGCCGGGTCTCCCTGCCCGGCCACGAGAAGGCCTATGTCGCCGTGCGCGGCCTGTCCGGCTTCGACGCCCGCAGCGTCCACCGGCAGACCGTCAAGGGGCGCGCTTGA
- a CDS encoding CDP-alcohol phosphatidyltransferase family protein, whose amino-acid sequence MQKPSVAELRPVVHPAGVKDRRSGEHWAGRLYMREISLRCDRHLVNTRITPNQLTYLMTVFGVLAAPALLVPGIAGAVLGVLMVQLYLLLDCVDGEVARWKKQFSLGGVYLDRVGAYLCDAAVLVGFGLRAADLWGSGRIDWLWAFLGTLAALGAILIKAETDLVGVARHQGGLPPVKEAASEPRSSGMALARKAAAALKFHRLILGIEASLLILFLAVLDTVRGDLFFSRLGVAVLAGIALVQTLLHLVSILASSRLK is encoded by the coding sequence ATGCAAAAACCGTCAGTCGCTGAACTCCGCCCGGTCGTCCACCCCGCAGGGGTCAAGGACCGGCGCAGCGGTGAGCACTGGGCCGGTCGCCTGTACATGCGAGAGATCTCGCTGCGCTGCGACCGGCATCTGGTGAACACCCGGATCACGCCCAACCAGCTCACCTACCTGATGACCGTCTTCGGCGTCCTCGCCGCTCCGGCCCTGCTGGTGCCGGGGATCGCGGGCGCCGTGCTCGGCGTGCTGATGGTCCAGCTCTATCTGCTGCTGGACTGCGTCGACGGCGAGGTCGCCCGCTGGAAGAAGCAGTTCTCCCTCGGCGGCGTGTACCTGGACCGGGTCGGCGCCTATCTGTGCGACGCCGCGGTGCTGGTCGGCTTCGGTCTGCGCGCCGCGGACCTGTGGGGCTCCGGCCGGATCGACTGGCTGTGGGCCTTCCTCGGGACCCTCGCCGCGCTCGGCGCCATCCTGATCAAGGCCGAGACCGACCTCGTCGGCGTCGCCCGGCACCAGGGCGGGCTCCCGCCGGTCAAGGAGGCGGCGTCCGAGCCGCGGTCGTCCGGCATGGCACTGGCCCGCAAGGCCGCCGCCGCGCTGAAGTTCCACCGCCTCATCCTCGGGATCGAGGCGTCGCTGCTGATCCTCTTCCTCGCGGTCCTGGACACGGTCAGGGGCGACCTGTTCTTCTCGCGCCTCGGCGTGGCCGTCCTCGCGGGCATCGCCCTCGTGCAGACGCTGCTCCACCTCGTGTCCATCCTCGCTTCGAGCAGGCTCAAGTGA
- the hpnE gene encoding hydroxysqualene dehydroxylase HpnE: MTARTTTRPDGHRAQEAGRPVGAAAVVIGGGLAGTTAALELADAGLRVTLIEGRPRLGGLAFSFRRGELTVDNGQHVYLRCCTAYQWFLDRVDARALAPLQSRLDVPVLDVGHPSGRPVLGRLRRTALPVPLHLAASLAGYPHLSLAERAKVGRAALALRALDPMDPALDGEDFAGWLHRHGQSSRAVEALWDLVGVATLNATADQASLGLAAMVFKTGLLSEPGAADIGWAHVPLGELHDVRARAALDKAGVRTCLRTRATGLTRGDDGIWHVDTESGPGAAERLDADTVVLAVPQRETHDLLPEGALDDADRLLGIGTAPILNVHVVYDRKVLRQPFFAALGSPVQWVFDRTDSSGLAGGGQYLAVSQSAAQDEIDLPVAELRDRYLPELERLLPAARGAGIRDFFVTRERTATFAPTPGVGRLRPHAPTNAPGLYLAGAWTATGWPATMEGAVRSGLSAAGAALSELGRPHQSPLREPA, encoded by the coding sequence ATGACAGCACGGACGACGACCCGGCCCGACGGGCACCGCGCGCAGGAGGCAGGCCGCCCCGTCGGGGCGGCCGCGGTGGTGATCGGGGGCGGCCTCGCCGGCACCACGGCGGCGCTCGAACTCGCCGACGCGGGGCTGCGCGTGACCCTGATCGAGGGGCGGCCCCGGCTGGGCGGGCTGGCCTTCTCCTTCCGCCGCGGCGAGCTGACCGTCGACAACGGCCAGCACGTCTACTTGCGCTGCTGCACCGCCTATCAGTGGTTCCTCGACCGGGTCGACGCCCGGGCGCTCGCCCCGCTGCAGAGCCGGCTGGACGTCCCCGTCCTCGACGTCGGCCACCCCTCGGGGCGGCCGGTCCTGGGCCGGCTGCGCCGCACCGCGCTGCCCGTGCCGCTGCACCTGGCGGCCAGCCTCGCCGGCTACCCGCACCTCTCGCTCGCCGAGCGGGCCAAGGTCGGCCGCGCCGCGCTGGCGCTGCGCGCCCTCGACCCGATGGACCCCGCACTGGACGGGGAGGACTTCGCGGGCTGGCTGCACCGCCACGGCCAGTCCTCCCGCGCGGTCGAGGCGCTGTGGGACCTCGTCGGCGTCGCCACCCTCAATGCCACCGCCGACCAGGCCTCCCTGGGCCTGGCCGCCATGGTCTTCAAGACCGGGCTGCTCTCCGAGCCCGGCGCCGCCGACATCGGCTGGGCGCACGTCCCGCTGGGCGAGCTGCACGACGTCCGCGCCCGCGCGGCCCTCGACAAGGCGGGCGTCCGCACCTGCCTGCGCACCCGCGCCACCGGTCTCACCCGGGGCGACGACGGCATCTGGCACGTGGACACCGAGTCCGGGCCGGGTGCGGCCGAGCGGCTGGACGCCGACACCGTGGTGCTCGCCGTCCCGCAGCGCGAGACCCACGACCTGCTGCCCGAGGGCGCCCTGGACGACGCCGACCGGCTGCTCGGCATCGGCACCGCCCCGATCCTCAACGTGCACGTCGTCTACGACCGCAAGGTCCTGCGACAGCCGTTCTTCGCGGCCCTCGGCTCCCCCGTGCAGTGGGTCTTCGACCGCACCGACTCCTCCGGCCTCGCCGGCGGCGGCCAGTACCTGGCCGTCTCCCAGTCGGCCGCGCAGGACGAGATCGACCTGCCGGTCGCCGAGCTGCGCGACCGCTATCTTCCCGAGCTGGAGCGGCTGCTGCCCGCGGCACGCGGCGCCGGTATCCGGGACTTCTTCGTGACCCGGGAGCGGACAGCGACGTTCGCCCCCACCCCGGGCGTCGGCCGGCTCCGGCCGCACGCCCCCACGAACGCGCCCGGCCTGTACCTGGCCGGCGCGTGGACCGCCACCGGCTGGCCCGCGACCATGGAGGGCGCGGTGCGCAGCGGTCTGTCCGCCGCCGGCGCGGCCCTCTCCGAGCTCGGGCGTCCGCATCAGAGCCCCCTCCGGGAGCCGGCATGA